In a single window of the Drosophila albomicans strain 15112-1751.03 chromosome 3, ASM965048v2, whole genome shotgun sequence genome:
- the LOC117572209 gene encoding odorant receptor 47b-like has translation MYSNLDSTRLELLYFVANQFFIVTTVWALHEDEDFVALGQDLLWNCGMVYLMTKWHFLYFRADKVDDLVDRLDACHREVKKKHSADEIRSIQRYHYTVESSLSVLWFFGLSMFIGLIATLPVYTNQKLPFHAIYPFGWHDPDRHPYAHAIVYGWQVFALINNMYALLFLDLLCVHIFFQLAANMKILCVELRCMSKLNRHDVALYRSELRRICIFHQKILGLVELTNEVFYGPMIMQMIVSFFLISLSTFISLVARHDPSVAARFMLFMVLSFLHLSYWCIAGNMVNEHAFNVAGAAFDAYEWSPPVPEIQRDIAFIIRRAQKPLSMGAAPFPPLNLTSYMAILKQCYSILTLMLESLD, from the exons atgtac TCGAACCTTGATTCAACGCGCTTGgaacttttatattttgttgcaaatCAATTTTTCATTGTTACTACTGTGTGGGCGCTACACGAGGACGAAGATTTTGTGGCCTTAGGTCAGGATCTTTTGTGGAACTGTGga ATGGTTTACTTGATGACCAAATGGCACTTTTTGTACTTTCGTGCCGATAAAGTCGATGATTTAGTCGATAGATTGGATGCCTGTCATCGGGAAGTGAAGAAAAAACATTCAGCCGATGAAATTCGGTCTATACAACGTTATCATTATACCGTAGAATCGTCTCTAAGTGTCCTTTGGTTCTTTGGTCTCTCCATGTTTATCGGCTTGATTGCGACTCTTCCTGTTTATACGAATCAAAAGTTGCCCTTTCATGCGATATATCCATTCGGTTGGCATGATCCCGATAGACATCCTTATGCTCACGCTATTGTCTATGGGTGGCAAGTTTTTGCATTGATTAACAATATGTACGCATTGCTCTTCTTAGATTTGTTGTGTGTACACATCTTTTTCCAGCTGGCTGCCAACATGAAGATCCTGTGTGTGGAGCTGCGCTGCATGTCCAAGCTCAATCGTCACGATGTGGCACTCTATCGTTCCGAGCTGCGacgcatttgcatatttcaccAGAAGATCCTTGG CCTTGTGGAGCTCACCAACGAAGTATTCTATGGACCCATGATCATGCAGATGATCGTGTCCTTTTTCTTGATCTCCTTGTCCACATTCATCTCGCTGGTGGCTCGTCATGATCCCTCAGTGGCCGCAAGATTCATGCTCTTTATGGTGCTCAGCTTTTTGCATCTATCCTACTGGTGCATCGCTGGCAACATGGTCAACGAACATGCATTCAATGTAGCAGGAGCTGCATTTGATGCCTACGAATGGTCGCCACCTGTGCCGGAGATTCAGCGTGATATCGCTTTCATAATACGACGGGCACAGAAACCACTCTCAATGGGTGCAGCTCCTTTTCCGCCCTTAAATCTCACTAGTTACATGGCT ATACTTAAGCAATGCTACAGCATACTCACATTGATGTTGGAGAGCCTGGATTAA
- the LOC117569987 gene encoding uncharacterized protein LOC117569987: MPSIANISVSARTMVNILPGQDARLGYIVNQVTAAAAAASASASVSTSTSASPSTPLPTFSPPRIESLVASSAEQDLASFGDVTFDIFDDDDDLFGSPMAFDASEQGLWNGRFVPPPPRPPFFVDEPVLSDGLTTCDLCSWAMPTKSTFMFEGTIEKASELGWPLTLIIVSVLSALFGAIIMIAVVRCRRKKSSNNRNDTHVQWWSRNKRAHGNGAGGTGGSGSGAPIAGSSAHNNNNHLRRSNIYTAHPADSIRGLQPLPLPLPLPMPMPLPMPPTLPATSSTSMLSVSPAAAAATLGQQQQQQQQPAHYFHSYHHHHHHHAPPPLPSMSLPHYPHDCDEDAAYEEPEYHQPQQLHSSSTNSNSNSMSSVTSSPAPTETNHWPQAGTMVVAS, from the exons ATGCCATCAATTGCCAACATCAGTGTGAGTGCCAGGACAATGGTCAACATCCTGCCTGGCCAGGATGCGCGTCTCGGCTACATTGTAAATCAAGTCacagccgccgccgccgccgcatCCGCCTCCGCTTCAGtgtccacctccacctccgcATCCCCGTCCACGCCTCTGCCCACATTTAGTCCGCCACGCATCGAGAGCTTGGTGGCCAGCTCAGCGGAGCAGGATTTGGCCAGCTTTGGGGATGTGACATTCGACATCttcgatgacgatgacgatttGTTTGGCTCGCCCATGGCCTTCGATGCCAGCGAACAAGGACTGTGGAATGGACGCTTTGTTCCGCCGCCCCCGCGTCCCCCGTTCTTTGTCGACGAACCCGTGCTGAGCGATGGCCTAACCACATGTGATTTATGCTCCTGGGCCATGCCCACCAAGAGCACATTCATGTTCGAGGGCACGATAG AGAAAGCCAGCGAATTGGGCTGGCCGCTGACGTTGATCATTGTGTCCGTGTTGTCGGCGCTGTTCGGCGCCATCATCATGATTGCCGTGGTGCGCTGCAGGCGCAAAAAGAGCTCCAACAATCGCAATG ACACTCATGTGCAGTGGTGGTCGCGCAACAAACGCGCCCACGGCAACGGGGCGGGCGGCACgggtggcagtggcagcggaGCGCCGATTGCCGGCAGCAGTGcgcacaataacaacaatcatCTGAGACGCAGCAACATCTACACAGCGCACCCGGCGGACAGCATACGTGGACTGCAaccgttgccgctgccgttgccactgccaatgccaatgccgtTGCCAATGCCGCCCACGCTGCCGGCCACATCGTCCACATCAATGTTGTCCGtgtcgccagcagcagcagcagcaacactaggccaacagcagcagcagcaacagcagccagcacaTTATTTCCAttcatatcatcatcatcatcatcatcacgcACCGCCGCCGTTGCCGTCGATGTCGTTGCCACATTACCCGCATGACTGCGACGAGGATGCTGCCTATGAGGAGCCCGAGTATCATCAGCCACAGCAACTACACAGCAGCtccaccaacagcaacagcaactccaTGTCGTCGGTCACGTCATCGCCAGCGCCCACTGAGACGAACCATTGGCCGCAGGCCGGCACCATGGTGGTCGCCAGCTGA